The following nucleotide sequence is from Gymnodinialimonas phycosphaerae.
TCGATTTCGAGCAGATGTCCGTGGCCGAGATGGCAGAGGCCAAGCGGCTGATCGCACAGATGACGTTGTCTGTGCCGCCCCTGGTGTCGCGGCGGACCGTGGCCTCGGTGCAGGGCGCGCAGGCCGATTGGCGGCGCACGATGCGGATCGCGATGCGGCGTGGGGGGGATGTGGTGGAATTCGCCCGCAAGTCCCGGCGGGAGCGTTGGCCGTCACTGGTGGCGCTGTGCGATATTTCCGGCTCGATGAGCAGCTATTCCCGCGCGGTGCTGCATTTCCTCCATGCGGTGTCGAACCAGAAGGGCGCGGGATGGGCCGAGGTCCATGCGTTCACTTTTGGCACGCGGCTGACCAACATCACGCGCCACATGGGCGCGCGAGACGTCGACGCAGCGCTGACCGCCGCCGGGGCCGAGGCGCAGGATTGGGAAGGCGGCACGCGGATCGGGGCCTGTCTGGAAAGCTTCAACCGCGACTGGAGCCGCCGCGTCCTGGGGCGCGGCGCGGTGGTGTTGCTGATCACCGACGGGCTGGATCGGGACGAGCCGGAGCGGCTGGAGGCGGCAATGGAGCGGCTGTCGCTGTCCTCGCGCCGGGTGATCTGGGTCAATCCGTTGTTGCGCTGGGACGGTTTCGCGCCGAAAGCGGCCGGTATTCGCGCGATGTTGCCCCATGTGGGCAGCTTCCGGGCGGGGCACAACATCGCGGCTTTGGCGGGATTGGCCGAAGCCGTGGCCCGGCCCGATGATCCGGGAGAGAAGGCGCGGCTGATGGCAGCGTTGCGCGCGGGGTGAATTCCTGGGGCTCTGCCCCAGACCCCGGCATTTTCGGTGAACAAAGATGGGGCGGGTTGCGCGCAGGTGTCGGGCCGCTAGGCTGATGTGAGGGAGGCGCTTTTGATGGATGATCTGGAACGGATGCCGGAGGTGGCGTTGGAGTGGCACCGGGCGGGCCGGGGCGCGGTCTTGGCCACCGTGGTGGAGACCTGGGGCTCGGCGCCGAGGGGCGTCGGGGCGCAGTTGGTGGTGTCAAACGATGGCGAAATGGCGGGCTCGGTCTCGGGGGGCTGTGTCGAGGGCGCGGTGGTGGTCGAGGCCATAGAGATGGGCGCGGCTGATGCCGGGCGTATGCTGGAATTCGGAGTGTCGGACGATGAGGCTTTCGCGGTGGGTTTGGCCTGCGGCGGGCGTATCCGTGTGTGGGTGGAGCCGGTCGCGGCGATGGGCGCGCTTCTGGAGGAGGTCGTGGCTTCCCGAGCGGCGCGCGAGGCGGTGGCCTATTGCGTGAACGTGGAAACGGGCGAGCGCGAGGTAGTGCGAAACGGGCACGCAGAGCGGTTCCGGGCCGATCAATCGGGGATGGAGGGGGATGTGTTCGTACATATCCACAATCCGCCGTTGCGGATGATCATCGTCGGGGCGGTCCATGTGGCGCAGGCGCTGGTGCCGATGGCGCGGCTTGCGGGGTACGATCCGGTGATCGTGGACCCTCGACCGGCCTTCGCGGCGGCAGCGCGGTTTCCGGGCGAACGGATTGTCGAGGATTGGCCGGACGAGGCGTTGGACGCCCTGGGGCTGGACGCGCGCACTTGCGTTGTGACGCTGACGCACGACCCGAAGCTGGATGACCCGGCGATTGAGCGCGCAGTGCGGTCCGACATCTTTTACCTGGGGTGCCTGGGGTCCAAGCGGACCCACGCCAAGCGTGTGGCGCGGTTGCAGGAGGCGGGGTTTCCCGAGGCCGAGATCGGGCGCATTCACGCACCGGTGGGCCTTGATATCGGATCGCGCGGTCCCGGAGAGATCGCGGTGTCGATCATGGGGCAGGTCACACAGGTCCTGAGGAAAGGATGAAGTTCGGTCCGGTTCCGGTAGGCGAGGCCGAGGGGGCCATCCTGGCGCATTCCGAGAGGGTCGCGGCGGGGCGAATCCCCAAGGGGACATGGCTGACGGCAGCGCATATCGCCGATCTGATGGAAGCCGGAGCGACCGAGGTGGTGGTCGCCCGGTTGGCGCCGGGCGACGTCCATGAAGATGCGGCGGCGATGCAGATTGCGGAGGCGTTGAGAGGGCCGGGGCTGTTGGCCGATGGCGCCGCGACCGGACGGGTGAACCTGCGGGCACGTGCTGCGGGGATCGTGGAGGTGGACGTCCCGGCGATCGAAACGGTTAACCGCGTCAACCCAGCGATCACGGTGGCGACGGTGGCCGCCTGGGCGCGGCTTGGCGCGCGGGGGCTGGCGGTGACAGTGAAGATCATTCCATTCGCGGTGGCCCAGGAAGATGTGGCGGAGGCCTGCGCACGAGCGCACGCGGCAGTACGGCTGCGAGAGCCCTCGGTCACATCGGCCACGTTGATTGAAAGCGTGGGCGGTGCCGCGCGCTCGGACAAGGGCCGGGACGCGGTGCAAGTTCGGCTGGATCGGTTTGGCGTTGCCCTGAGTGAACGGGTGGTCGTGCCCCATGAGGTTGCGGACATTGCGGCGGCCCTGCGCGCCGCGTCGGGGGAGGTGCTGCTGATCCTGACAGGCTCGGCCACGTCGGATATCGCGGATACCGCGCCTGCGGCTGTACGCGTGGCGGGGGGGCAGGTGCTGCACTACGGAATGCCGGTGGACCCGGGTAATCTGCTTTTCATCGGGCGGCTTGGCAGCAAGGTTGTCATCGGCTTGCCGGGCTGCGCACGCTCACCCGCGCTGAATGGGGCGGATTGGGTGTTGGAGCGCATGATCTGCGGCGTCGCCCCAGAAGATATCGATATCCCGGCCATGGGCGTTGGAGGGCTATTGAAAGAGATCCCCAGCCGCCCAAGACCAAGGGAGGGATAGGAGATGTTTCCCAGCGTTTCCTGCACATCGTTGGAAAGGTTGCAGAAAATGCTGCAGTTGCAGCATGCGCAGAGCCGCCGAAAAGGGGTGATTGGAGTGAAACTTTGGGTTTGTGAATCACCAAATCCGTGCTTGGATGGAGAAAATCACAAAGGGAGGACTCCATGACCCAGGTTACGATGACGGTGAACGGCAAAGCCGTTTCCGGGGACGTCGAAGGGCGCACGTTACTAAGCGAATTCTTGCGCGAAGGCCAGCGGATGACCGGCACCCATGTGGGCTGCGACACCAGCCAATGTGGCGCCTGCGTCGTCCATGTGAACGGCGAGGCGGTGAAAAGCTGCACGACGCTGGTGCTGGATATCGACGGGGCCGAGGTCAAGACGATCGAGGGCATGACGAATGCCGATGGCTCGCTTGGCGTGATCCAGCAGGCATTCCAGGACCATCACGGGCTTCAGTGCGGGTTCTGCACGCCGGGCATGGTGATGTCGGCTGCAGCACTTCTCAAGGACAATCCCAAGCCGTCCGAGGCCGAGGTGCGTGAGTACCTGGAGGGCAATATCTGCCGCTGCACGGGCTACCACAACATCGTCAAGGCGATCATGGCAGCGTCCGGGCAGGATGTGGCGCCGATGGCGGCGGAATAAAAACTGGCGTGTGCCCGCAAGGGCAGGCGGTTGGAATTGCATATCTGAGGAACAAGGATGGGGCGGGAGGCCCTGTCGACCCGGAGCGCTCCCTATGGTGGTGAGCGGCGGGGGTGAAAGGGAGAACGATCATGCCCAAAGATCATGGCATTGGTGCAAGTAGCAAGCGGCGCGAGGATGTTCGGTTTCTGACCGGGCAGGGGCGCTATACGGACGACATCAACCTGCACGGGCAGGCCTATGTGTACTTCCTGCGCTCGGACGTGGCGCACGGTCGGTTAAACAACGTGGACACCAGCGCGGCGGCAGCCATGCCCGGTGTGGTGCGCATTTTCACCGGTGCGGATTTCGAAGGCGTGGGCGGTGTGCCTTGCGGTTGGCAGATCACCGACAAGCACGGCGAGCCGATGCAGGAACCCGCGCATCCGGTGCTGGCCCAGGGCAAGGTGCGCTACGTGGGCGACGCGATTGCCGCCGTGGTGGCCGACAGCCTGGAGCAGGCGCGCAATGCGGCCGAAGCGATCGTGCTGGACATCGAAGAACTTCCGGCTGTAGTGGACATGAAGGAGGCCGTCAAGGACGGCGCCACCAAGGTTCACGACGATCTGACATCGAACCTTTGCTACGATTGGGGCTTCGTGGAAGAGAACAAGCCCGCCGTGGATGCCGCCTTCGAGGCGGCGGCCCATGTCACGACGCTGGAGTTGGTGAACAACCGCCTGTCGCCGAACCCGATGGAGCCTCGGGTCGCCGTGGGGGATTACAATCAGGGCACCGATGACAGCACGCTCTACACGACCTCGCAAAACCCCCACGTAATCCGCTTGCTGATGGGGGCCTTCGTGCTTGGCATCCCCGAACACAAGCTGCGCGTTGTGGCGCCCGATGTGGGGGGCGGATTTGGCTCCAAAATCTTCCACTATGTGGAAGAAGCGTTCTGCACCTTTGCCGCCAAGGCCTGCCGTCGCCCCGTGAAG
It contains:
- a CDS encoding vWA domain-containing protein: MEHAPLELPENPQLTRNITHFARALRVAGLPAGPGRVADAISAVAAVGFSEKAEFYYTLRACFTARPEHRAIYDQVFRLYWRDPQYLEHMMSMLTPAVRGVAAERQLKAGEKRAAEALLHGVERDAPDLPEGEAGTEIEVDATLTMSREERLKTLDFEQMSVAEMAEAKRLIAQMTLSVPPLVSRRTVASVQGAQADWRRTMRIAMRRGGDVVEFARKSRRERWPSLVALCDISGSMSSYSRAVLHFLHAVSNQKGAGWAEVHAFTFGTRLTNITRHMGARDVDAALTAAGAEAQDWEGGTRIGACLESFNRDWSRRVLGRGAVVLLITDGLDRDEPERLEAAMERLSLSSRRVIWVNPLLRWDGFAPKAAGIRAMLPHVGSFRAGHNIAALAGLAEAVARPDDPGEKARLMAALRAG
- a CDS encoding XdhC family protein; this translates as MDDLERMPEVALEWHRAGRGAVLATVVETWGSAPRGVGAQLVVSNDGEMAGSVSGGCVEGAVVVEAIEMGAADAGRMLEFGVSDDEAFAVGLACGGRIRVWVEPVAAMGALLEEVVASRAAREAVAYCVNVETGEREVVRNGHAERFRADQSGMEGDVFVHIHNPPLRMIIVGAVHVAQALVPMARLAGYDPVIVDPRPAFAAAARFPGERIVEDWPDEALDALGLDARTCVVTLTHDPKLDDPAIERAVRSDIFYLGCLGSKRTHAKRVARLQEAGFPEAEIGRIHAPVGLDIGSRGPGEIAVSIMGQVTQVLRKG
- a CDS encoding molybdopterin-binding protein; amino-acid sequence: MKFGPVPVGEAEGAILAHSERVAAGRIPKGTWLTAAHIADLMEAGATEVVVARLAPGDVHEDAAAMQIAEALRGPGLLADGAATGRVNLRARAAGIVEVDVPAIETVNRVNPAITVATVAAWARLGARGLAVTVKIIPFAVAQEDVAEACARAHAAVRLREPSVTSATLIESVGGAARSDKGRDAVQVRLDRFGVALSERVVVPHEVADIAAALRAASGEVLLILTGSATSDIADTAPAAVRVAGGQVLHYGMPVDPGNLLFIGRLGSKVVIGLPGCARSPALNGADWVLERMICGVAPEDIDIPAMGVGGLLKEIPSRPRPREG
- a CDS encoding (2Fe-2S)-binding protein — protein: MTQVTMTVNGKAVSGDVEGRTLLSEFLREGQRMTGTHVGCDTSQCGACVVHVNGEAVKSCTTLVLDIDGAEVKTIEGMTNADGSLGVIQQAFQDHHGLQCGFCTPGMVMSAAALLKDNPKPSEAEVREYLEGNICRCTGYHNIVKAIMAASGQDVAPMAAE